One genomic region from Salinicola endophyticus encodes:
- a CDS encoding exodeoxyribonuclease V subunit gamma, which translates to MFSVLHANHLEDLRDLSLALMQRQRLPPLTPETFLVQSNGMAQWLRLSLAEADGVAASVDFPLPSSFVWRAYRAVLEREGAPIPQHSPFDKRPLAWRILRLLESRIEAEPEVFAPLAHYLSADAGSAAGALSADSGSAAGALSSGAEVGEGAGSVDTGEEPVSDVAAGPDAAAEQAERKRWQLAVRLADLFDQYLNYRPDWLAAWERGETAPADLPADQRWQPALWRALLEDADPAEREFHRARLHGRFVRAARALDTCPPGLPPRLFVFGISALPAQLLEALHALSGVIDVFLMITNPCRHYWGDIVSDREAIKRAGRLSADAQVRQQGRHPEAPWLAELDEEALHLQANPLLAAWGAQGRDFIVGLYEFESQDGGFDVETDLFQDPATDDDPSLLAQIQQDVLDLRHPGELARERGHKRTLAAADASLSLYRVHSPLREVEVLHDRLLAAFDEASAAGAPLRPRDILVMVPEIDSYAPYIEAVFGQYAADDPRHVPFTIADQVASETHPLMVLVLALLELPERRLGVSELLDALDVPALRARFGIDEGELPRLRQWLAESGVRWGLSASHRRALGFPALHENSWAFGLERMLLGYSTGPLPPESTGPLPPESTGPLPPESTGPLPPQASGTSARESAAWQFDAIVPFDEVGGLEADLAGRLAELVAALEEQRAALCAPGTPAEWRVRLGALLARMFQPAGLDEHDVLARVDQALGRWQASCELAAFTQPIGLGVVRDALKAELDEGGLAQRFLAGKVNFATLMPMRAIPFRHIYLLGMSDGAYPRTRQPQDFDLMAGRARPGDRSRRDDDRYLLLEALLSARDRLTLSWVGFDQRDNTPRPPSVLIGELLDMLGQGWQPAAVGTTDAAEGDDPERRLAERLIETHPLQPFSRRYFLADDPRFTYDASWAPLHGAEPAAGKAEAGAHPRTADDATAPAPEIPQPPAEALGLNDLQRLLRRPWSVYLGRLGVRFQRAEVPDEDSEPFTLDALEDHTLKRELLDAGRRGEPLVQVAERLRLAGRLPAAGFGQALIEPPLKRLSAQLASWRGLTATLTAAEPTLVHFAAPAAGTTPALALEARLDELYLGDEGAELVTLETSHFGHFRPEGEGPWKKLGKPHRLHAGYLRWLLANAAGEHATAWSALFEDRVLRFPPLERALARETLAAWLACWWRAWCAPLPAAGELARTLWGQCGSDTLAALAAGEPLAPALRDTLAGEFEAGNFQVEALIRREQALGQLWSDFDSFAAAGGVGESVRHYQPLLDAMRRATQRIHVTGERS; encoded by the coding sequence ATGTTCAGTGTCCTGCACGCCAACCACCTCGAGGATCTGCGCGACCTGTCGCTGGCGCTGATGCAGCGTCAGCGGCTGCCTCCCCTCACCCCCGAGACCTTTCTGGTGCAGTCCAATGGCATGGCGCAGTGGTTGCGGCTATCGCTGGCGGAGGCCGATGGCGTGGCGGCCTCGGTGGACTTCCCGCTGCCGTCGAGCTTCGTCTGGCGCGCCTACCGCGCGGTGCTGGAGCGCGAAGGCGCGCCGATTCCGCAGCACTCGCCGTTCGACAAGCGGCCGCTGGCGTGGCGCATTCTGCGTCTGCTGGAATCCCGGATCGAGGCGGAGCCGGAGGTGTTCGCGCCGCTGGCGCACTATCTTTCCGCTGACGCGGGGTCCGCCGCAGGCGCGCTATCCGCTGATTCGGGGTCCGCCGCAGGCGCGCTATCCTCCGGCGCGGAGGTGGGTGAGGGCGCTGGGTCGGTGGACACCGGGGAGGAGCCGGTATCGGACGTGGCCGCCGGCCCGGATGCCGCCGCCGAGCAGGCCGAGCGCAAGCGCTGGCAGCTCGCGGTGCGCCTGGCCGATCTGTTCGACCAGTATCTCAACTATCGGCCCGACTGGCTGGCGGCGTGGGAGCGGGGCGAGACGGCGCCCGCGGATCTGCCCGCCGACCAGCGCTGGCAGCCGGCGCTGTGGCGGGCGCTGCTTGAGGATGCCGACCCGGCCGAGCGCGAGTTCCATCGCGCGCGGCTGCACGGGCGTTTCGTGCGCGCCGCGCGGGCCCTCGACACCTGCCCACCGGGGCTACCGCCCAGGCTGTTCGTGTTCGGTATCTCGGCGCTGCCGGCGCAACTGCTGGAGGCGCTGCACGCGCTCTCCGGGGTGATCGATGTCTTTCTGATGATCACCAACCCGTGCCGCCACTACTGGGGCGATATCGTCTCCGATCGCGAGGCGATCAAACGCGCCGGGCGGCTCTCCGCTGACGCCCAGGTGCGCCAGCAGGGGCGACATCCGGAGGCGCCGTGGCTCGCCGAGCTCGACGAGGAGGCGCTGCATCTGCAGGCCAACCCGCTGCTCGCGGCCTGGGGCGCCCAGGGCCGGGACTTCATCGTCGGGCTCTACGAATTCGAGAGCCAGGATGGCGGCTTCGACGTCGAGACCGATCTGTTCCAGGACCCGGCCACGGATGACGACCCCTCGCTGCTCGCGCAGATCCAGCAGGACGTGCTCGATCTGCGCCACCCCGGAGAGCTGGCGCGGGAGCGGGGCCACAAGCGCACGCTCGCCGCCGCCGACGCCTCGCTGTCGCTCTACCGCGTGCACTCGCCGCTGCGCGAGGTCGAGGTGCTCCACGACCGCCTGCTCGCCGCGTTCGACGAGGCGAGTGCTGCCGGCGCACCGCTGCGCCCGCGTGACATTCTGGTGATGGTGCCGGAGATCGACAGCTACGCGCCCTACATCGAGGCGGTGTTCGGCCAGTACGCGGCGGACGATCCACGCCATGTGCCGTTCACCATCGCCGATCAGGTGGCCAGCGAGACCCATCCGCTGATGGTGCTGGTGTTGGCGCTGCTGGAGCTGCCGGAGCGGCGGCTCGGGGTGAGCGAGCTGCTCGATGCCCTCGACGTGCCGGCGCTGCGGGCGCGCTTCGGCATCGACGAGGGCGAGCTGCCGCGGCTGCGCCAGTGGCTGGCGGAGAGCGGCGTGCGCTGGGGGCTTTCCGCCAGTCATCGCCGCGCGCTGGGCTTTCCGGCGCTGCACGAGAACAGCTGGGCGTTCGGCCTCGAGCGCATGCTGCTGGGCTATTCAACCGGCCCGCTACCGCCAGAGTCGACCGGCCCGCTGCCCCCGGAGTCGACCGGCCCGCTGCCGCCGGAGTCGACCGGCCCGCTGCCGCCGCAAGCCAGCGGGACTAGCGCGAGGGAATCCGCGGCGTGGCAGTTCGACGCCATCGTGCCTTTCGATGAGGTCGGCGGGCTGGAGGCGGATCTCGCCGGGCGTCTGGCGGAGCTGGTGGCGGCGCTGGAGGAGCAGCGCGCCGCACTCTGCGCGCCGGGCACGCCGGCCGAGTGGCGGGTGCGCCTGGGGGCGCTGCTGGCGCGGATGTTCCAGCCCGCCGGGCTCGACGAGCACGACGTGCTGGCGCGGGTCGATCAGGCCCTGGGCCGCTGGCAGGCGAGCTGCGAGCTGGCGGCCTTCACCCAGCCGATCGGGCTCGGCGTGGTACGCGACGCGCTCAAGGCGGAGCTCGACGAGGGTGGCCTGGCCCAGCGCTTTCTCGCCGGCAAGGTCAACTTCGCCACCCTGATGCCGATGCGCGCCATCCCGTTCCGGCATATCTATCTGCTGGGGATGAGCGACGGCGCCTATCCGCGCACCCGCCAGCCGCAGGATTTCGACCTGATGGCGGGCAGGGCACGCCCCGGCGACCGTTCGCGGCGCGACGACGACCGCTATCTGCTGCTCGAGGCGCTGCTCTCCGCCCGCGACCGGCTGACCCTCTCCTGGGTCGGCTTCGACCAGCGCGACAACACCCCGCGGCCGCCCTCGGTGCTGATCGGCGAGCTGCTCGACATGCTCGGGCAGGGCTGGCAGCCGGCCGCGGTGGGGACCACTGACGCAGCTGAGGGCGACGACCCCGAGCGGCGCCTGGCCGAGCGCCTGATCGAGACCCATCCGCTGCAGCCGTTCTCACGGCGCTACTTCCTGGCCGACGACCCGCGCTTCACCTATGACGCCAGCTGGGCGCCGCTGCATGGGGCCGAGCCAGCGGCGGGGAAAGCCGAGGCCGGGGCACACCCGCGCACCGCCGATGACGCCACCGCGCCTGCACCGGAAATCCCCCAGCCGCCAGCAGAGGCGCTCGGGCTGAACGATCTGCAGCGCCTGCTGCGACGCCCGTGGAGCGTCTATCTCGGCCGGCTCGGCGTGCGCTTCCAGCGTGCCGAGGTGCCCGACGAGGATAGCGAGCCGTTCACCCTGGACGCGCTCGAGGACCACACCCTGAAGCGCGAGCTGCTCGATGCCGGCCGCCGCGGCGAACCCCTGGTGCAGGTGGCCGAGCGCCTACGTCTCGCCGGGCGGCTGCCGGCGGCGGGGTTCGGCCAGGCGCTGATCGAACCGCCGCTCAAGCGCTTGAGCGCGCAGCTGGCGAGCTGGCGCGGGCTGACCGCGACGCTCACCGCCGCTGAGCCGACGCTTGTGCACTTCGCCGCACCAGCGGCGGGCACGACACCTGCACTGGCGCTGGAGGCGCGCCTGGATGAGCTCTACCTGGGCGACGAGGGGGCCGAGTTGGTTACCCTGGAGACCAGCCACTTCGGCCACTTCCGCCCCGAGGGCGAGGGGCCGTGGAAGAAACTGGGCAAGCCGCACCGGCTCCACGCCGGCTATCTGCGCTGGCTGCTGGCCAATGCCGCGGGCGAGCACGCCACCGCCTGGAGCGCGCTGTTCGAGGATCGGGTGCTGCGCTTTCCGCCGCTGGAGCGGGCGCTGGCGCGCGAGACACTGGCCGCCTGGCTGGCGTGCTGGTGGCGCGCCTGGTGCGCGCCGCTGCCCGCCGCCGGCGAACTGGCCAGGACCCTATGGGGCCAGTGCGGTAGTGACACCCTGGCGGCGCTGGCCGCCGGCGAGCCGTTGGCACCGGCGCTGCGCGATACCCTGGCGGGCGAGTTCGAGGCCGGCAACTTCCAGGTCGAGGCGCTGATCCGGCGCGAACAAGCGCTGGGGCAGCTGTGGTCCGACTTCGACAGCTTTGCCGCCGCCGGCGGGGTGGGCGAGAGCGTGCGCCACTATCAGCCGCTGCTCGACGCCATGCGGCGCGCGACGCAGCGCATTCACGTCACCGGAGAGCGTTCATGA